The Streptomyces aurantiacus genome includes a region encoding these proteins:
- the disA gene encoding DNA integrity scanning diadenylate cyclase DisA: MAANDRAAVPGKSGGSSGADGLMRTSLSAVAPGTGLRDGLERILRGNTGGLIVLGWDKNVEAMCSGGFVLDVEFTATRLRELCKLDGGIIVDKDITKILRAGVQLVPDPTIPTEETGTRHRTADRVSKQVGFPVVSVSQSMRLIALYVDGQRRVLEDSAAILSRANQALATLERYKLRLDEVAGTLSALEIEDLVTVRDVSAVAQRLEMVRRIATEIAEYVVELGTDGRLLALQLDELIAGVEPERSLVVRDYVPEPTAKRSRTVDEALFELDALAHAELLEMPTVARALGYTGSPEALDSAVSPRGFRLLAKVPRLPGAIIDRLVEHFGGLQKLLAASVDDLQTVDGVGEARARSVREGLSRLAESSILERYV, translated from the coding sequence GTGGCAGCCAACGACCGGGCAGCAGTTCCCGGCAAGTCCGGCGGGAGTTCCGGTGCCGATGGTCTGATGCGTACCTCCCTGAGCGCCGTGGCACCCGGTACCGGGCTGCGTGACGGCCTGGAGCGGATCCTCCGCGGCAACACCGGCGGGCTCATCGTGCTCGGCTGGGACAAGAACGTCGAGGCCATGTGCAGCGGCGGTTTCGTGCTGGACGTCGAGTTCACGGCGACCCGGCTGCGCGAGCTGTGCAAGCTCGACGGCGGCATCATCGTCGACAAGGACATCACCAAGATCTTGCGGGCCGGCGTGCAGCTGGTCCCCGACCCGACCATCCCCACCGAGGAGACGGGCACCCGTCACCGCACGGCGGACCGGGTGAGCAAGCAGGTCGGCTTCCCCGTCGTCTCCGTCTCCCAGTCCATGCGTCTGATCGCGCTGTACGTGGACGGGCAGCGGCGGGTCCTGGAGGACTCGGCCGCGATCCTCTCCCGTGCCAACCAGGCGCTGGCCACGCTGGAGCGGTACAAGCTCCGTCTCGACGAGGTCGCGGGCACGCTGTCCGCGCTGGAGATCGAGGACCTGGTCACCGTCCGGGACGTGTCAGCGGTGGCCCAGCGGCTGGAGATGGTGCGGCGGATCGCGACCGAGATCGCCGAGTACGTGGTCGAGTTGGGCACGGACGGGCGGCTGCTCGCGCTGCAGCTGGACGAGTTGATCGCCGGGGTCGAGCCCGAGCGGTCGCTCGTGGTGCGGGACTACGTGCCCGAACCGACCGCGAAGCGCTCCCGCACGGTCGACGAGGCGCTGTTCGAGCTCGACGCGCTCGCTCACGCCGAGCTGCTCGAAATGCCCACGGTGGCGCGGGCACTGGGCTACACCGGGTCGCCCGAGGCGCTCGACTCCGCGGTGTCGCCCCGCGGGTTCCGGCTGCTGGCCAAGGTGCCGCGGCTGCCCGGCGCGATCATCGACCGGCTGGTCGAGCACTTCGGGGGGCTGCAGAAGCTTCTCGCTGCCAGCGTGGACGATCTGCAGACCGTGGACGGGGTCGGGGAGGCTCGGGCGCGGAGTGTGCGGGAGGGGCTTTCGCGGTTGGCGGAGTCCTCGATTCTCGAGCGCTACGTGTAG
- the radA gene encoding DNA repair protein RadA encodes MAARTKTAKDRPSYRCTECGWQTAKWLGRCSECQAWGTVEEYGAPAVRTTAPGRVTTNALPIGQVDGRQATARSTGVPELDRVLGGGLVPGAVVLVAGEPGVGKSTLLLDVAAKAASDEHRTLYITGEESASQVRLRADRIKAIDDNLFLAAETDLSAVLGHLDAVKPSLLIVDSVQTVASPEIDGAPGGMSQVREVAGALIRASKERGMSTLLVGHVTKDGAIAGPRLLEHLVDVVLSFEGDRHARLRLVRGVKNRYGTTDEVGCFELHDEGITGLTDPSGLFLTRRAEPVPGTCLTVTLEGRRPLVAEVQALTVDTQIPTPRRTTSGLETSRVQMMLAVLEQRGRISALGKRDIYTATVGGVKLSEPAADLAVALALASAASDTPLPKNLVAIGEVGLAGEVRRVTGVQRRLAEAHRLGFTHALVPGDPGKIPAGMKVLEVADMGDALRVLPRSRRRDAPREDEERR; translated from the coding sequence ATGGCTGCCCGTACGAAGACCGCGAAGGACCGGCCGTCCTACCGCTGCACCGAATGCGGCTGGCAGACGGCCAAGTGGCTCGGCCGCTGCTCCGAGTGCCAGGCCTGGGGGACGGTCGAGGAGTACGGCGCGCCCGCCGTGCGTACGACGGCCCCCGGCCGCGTCACCACGAACGCGTTGCCCATCGGCCAGGTCGACGGCCGGCAGGCGACCGCCCGCTCGACCGGTGTGCCCGAGCTGGACCGGGTGCTCGGCGGCGGCCTCGTGCCGGGCGCGGTGGTGCTCGTGGCGGGCGAGCCGGGCGTCGGCAAGTCCACCCTGCTGCTGGACGTGGCGGCCAAGGCGGCGAGCGACGAGCACCGCACGCTCTACATCACGGGCGAGGAGTCGGCCAGCCAGGTCCGCCTGCGCGCCGACCGCATCAAGGCGATCGACGACAACCTGTTCCTGGCGGCGGAGACCGATCTGTCCGCGGTCCTCGGTCATCTGGACGCGGTGAAGCCGTCCCTGCTCATCGTCGACTCCGTACAGACCGTGGCCTCTCCGGAGATCGACGGCGCCCCCGGAGGCATGTCCCAGGTCCGCGAGGTGGCCGGAGCCCTGATCCGCGCCTCCAAGGAGCGCGGCATGTCCACCCTCCTGGTCGGTCACGTCACCAAGGACGGGGCCATCGCCGGCCCGCGTCTCCTGGAGCACCTCGTGGACGTCGTCCTGAGCTTCGAGGGCGACCGGCACGCGCGCCTGCGACTCGTGCGGGGCGTCAAGAACCGTTACGGGACGACGGACGAGGTCGGCTGCTTCGAGCTGCACGACGAGGGCATCACGGGTCTGACCGACCCGAGCGGTCTGTTCCTCACCCGCCGGGCGGAGCCCGTCCCCGGCACCTGTCTGACCGTCACCCTCGAAGGCCGCCGCCCCCTGGTCGCCGAGGTCCAGGCGCTCACCGTGGACACCCAGATCCCCACCCCGAGGCGTACGACGTCCGGCCTGGAGACCTCCCGGGTCCAGATGATGCTCGCCGTCCTCGAACAGCGAGGCCGGATCAGCGCGCTCGGAAAGCGGGACATCTACACGGCGACGGTCGGCGGCGTGAAGCTCTCCGAGCCCGCCGCGGACCTCGCGGTCGCGCTCGCCCTGGCCAGCGCGGCGAGCGACACCCCGCTCCCCAAGAACCTCGTCGCGATCGGTGAAGTGGGCCTCGCGGGCGAGGTCAGACGGGTCACGGGGGTGCAGCGCAGGCTCGCCGAAGCACACCGTCTGGGCTTCACCCACGCCCTCGTTCCGGGCGACCCGGGCAAGATCCCCGCCGGTATGAAGGTCCTGGAAGTCGCCGACATGGGAGACGCGCTGCGGGTCCTCCCGAGGTCGCGTCGGCGAGACGCCCCACGGGAGGACGAAGAGCGCCGGTAG
- a CDS encoding BACON domain-containing protein produces the protein MSSSPETSPHTTGAHRAHRAARDRAAARTLAQRPPARYEPYLDGLFTYCLSVLCDHDTATAALGDVLALAERRGQRGPEASDDRRAWLYALARWSCLRKLAEAKQKRHGAHASGRSEAGPRTPGRPQGREVPGRPSGSDAPGRSTGADASGRSSAPRAEGQAKVVHAARRAPTTAPDRSPDRSPDRTADLLAAAEEDRRRRELALLAWPEAAGTTPEQREALELAVRHQLAAHEVAAVLGMDPAAARELLAAAACEVERTRAALAVVETGTCPGVTRLTGDNHLVLSTALRRELVRHVDDCPRCRRTAERAVPGSWPGTSVTPAALPVLEAPRAALHMAMTHLPRARGGGPRFDRRGFPMDPKDHAARRDRLRARAVTTTVVATVVAAPVLALWAAYRGAPLIGEGADGRSVTASEAHDSEGFGDEAPGYENAGNASTRPDARFTPRSGSPDVSVEVISVAPGRQDHGLAVAADSSGDTTLITLRATGDAPVHWSARTGASWLYLSRSSGTLEPGESLTIKVYVDHLREPIGLWSARVSIAPAGAVVTIDGYGTAGPSPTHPGPRPDPPTPTDPGPTDPGPGPDPEPTPSEPTPSDPGPEPTPSEPTPSDPEPEPPPGSSGSPTPPPGDSAAPSDSGAPSPSGG, from the coding sequence ATGAGCAGCAGTCCGGAGACCTCCCCGCACACCACCGGCGCACACCGGGCGCACCGTGCAGCGCGTGACCGGGCGGCGGCGCGCACGCTGGCGCAGCGCCCACCCGCGCGCTACGAGCCATATCTGGATGGCCTGTTCACGTACTGCCTCTCGGTGCTGTGCGACCACGACACGGCGACCGCCGCTCTCGGGGACGTCCTCGCCCTGGCCGAGCGGCGCGGCCAGCGCGGCCCGGAGGCGTCCGACGACCGCCGGGCCTGGCTCTACGCGCTCGCCCGTTGGTCCTGCCTGCGCAAGCTCGCCGAGGCCAAGCAGAAACGTCATGGCGCCCACGCCTCGGGCCGCTCCGAGGCCGGCCCACGCACCCCGGGCCGCCCTCAGGGCAGGGAGGTGCCCGGCCGTCCCTCGGGCTCGGACGCCCCGGGCCGTTCCACGGGCGCGGACGCTTCGGGCCGTTCCTCCGCCCCGCGCGCGGAGGGCCAGGCCAAGGTCGTCCACGCCGCCCGTCGCGCCCCCACCACGGCGCCGGACCGCTCCCCGGACCGCTCCCCGGACCGCACCGCCGACCTCCTCGCCGCCGCGGAGGAGGACCGCCGCCGTCGCGAACTGGCCCTGCTGGCCTGGCCGGAGGCCGCCGGGACGACGCCCGAGCAGCGTGAGGCGCTCGAACTCGCCGTCCGTCACCAGCTTGCCGCGCACGAGGTCGCCGCCGTCCTCGGCATGGATCCGGCCGCCGCCCGGGAACTCCTCGCGGCGGCCGCCTGCGAGGTCGAGCGCACGCGCGCGGCCCTCGCCGTCGTCGAAACCGGTACCTGTCCGGGTGTCACGCGCCTCACGGGCGACAACCACCTCGTCCTCAGCACGGCCCTGCGCCGTGAACTGGTCCGGCACGTCGACGACTGCCCGCGCTGCCGCCGGACCGCCGAGCGCGCGGTCCCGGGCTCCTGGCCCGGCACCAGCGTCACGCCCGCCGCGCTGCCCGTGCTCGAAGCCCCGCGCGCGGCCCTCCACATGGCGATGACGCACCTCCCGCGCGCGCGGGGCGGCGGTCCGCGCTTCGACCGGCGCGGCTTCCCGATGGACCCCAAGGACCACGCGGCCCGCCGGGACCGCCTCCGCGCCCGTGCCGTCACGACCACGGTCGTCGCCACCGTCGTGGCGGCTCCCGTACTCGCCCTGTGGGCGGCCTACCGCGGCGCGCCCCTCATCGGCGAGGGCGCCGACGGCCGGTCGGTCACCGCGAGCGAGGCGCACGACTCCGAGGGGTTCGGGGACGAGGCCCCCGGCTACGAGAACGCGGGCAACGCCAGTACGAGGCCCGACGCCCGCTTCACCCCGCGCAGCGGCTCGCCCGATGTCTCCGTGGAGGTCATCAGCGTGGCCCCGGGGCGGCAGGACCACGGCCTGGCCGTTGCGGCCGACTCCAGCGGCGACACGACCCTCATCACCCTCAGGGCGACCGGCGACGCACCGGTCCACTGGTCCGCGCGCACCGGAGCGTCCTGGCTCTACCTGAGCCGGTCGTCGGGAACGCTGGAACCGGGGGAGTCGTTGACGATCAAGGTGTACGTCGATCATCTCCGCGAGCCGATCGGCCTCTGGAGCGCACGGGTGTCGATCGCACCCGCGGGCGCGGTGGTCACGATCGACGGCTACGGCACCGCGGGCCCGAGCCCGACACACCCCGGGCCCCGCCCGGACCCGCCGACGCCGACCGACCCCGGTCCGACAGACCCGGGCCCGGGGCCCGACCCCGAGCCCACGCCGAGCGAACCGACGCCCTCGGACCCAGGGCCGGAGCCGACGCCCAGCGAGCCGACCCCGTCCGATCCGGAGCCGGAGCCCCCGCCGGGCTCCTCCGGAAGTCCCACGCCGCCGCCCGGTGACAGCGCGGCCCCGAGCGACAGCGGGGCCCCGAGCCCGTCGGGCGGCTGA
- a CDS encoding Ppx/GppA phosphatase family protein encodes MRLGVLDVGSNTVHLLVVDAHPGARPLPAHSHKAELRLAQLLDASGAIDSEGVDKLIAVVREAMEAAEDKGVEDLLPFATSAVREASNADEVLARVRAETGVELQVLTGAEEARLTFLAARRWFGWSAGKLLCLDIGGGSLEIAYGIDEEPDAAASLPLGAGRLTAGWLPSDPADPADIKALRRHVRAQIARTVGEFSRFGAPDHVVATSKTFKQLARLAGAARSTDGLYVQRELKRRSLQDWVPRLASMTIAERAELPGVSEGRAGQLLAGAIVAEGAMDLFGVETVEICPWALREGVILRSLDQMASP; translated from the coding sequence ATGAGACTCGGTGTCCTGGACGTGGGTTCGAACACGGTGCATCTGCTGGTGGTGGACGCACACCCCGGCGCGCGCCCGCTGCCCGCGCATTCGCACAAGGCGGAGCTGCGGCTCGCCCAACTCCTCGACGCGAGCGGCGCGATCGATTCCGAAGGGGTCGACAAGCTGATCGCCGTCGTCCGGGAGGCGATGGAGGCCGCCGAGGACAAGGGTGTCGAGGACCTGCTGCCCTTCGCGACCTCCGCGGTCCGCGAGGCCAGCAACGCCGACGAGGTGCTGGCCCGGGTGCGCGCCGAGACCGGTGTGGAGCTCCAGGTCCTCACCGGCGCGGAGGAGGCCCGGCTCACCTTCCTCGCCGCCCGCCGCTGGTTCGGCTGGTCGGCCGGGAAGCTGCTCTGCCTGGACATCGGCGGCGGATCGCTGGAGATCGCGTACGGCATAGACGAGGAGCCCGACGCGGCGGCGTCACTGCCGCTGGGCGCGGGCCGGCTGACCGCGGGCTGGCTCCCGAGCGACCCCGCGGACCCGGCGGACATCAAGGCCCTGCGCCGGCACGTGCGGGCCCAGATCGCCCGTACGGTCGGGGAGTTCAGCCGCTTCGGCGCCCCCGACCACGTCGTCGCCACCTCCAAGACCTTCAAGCAGCTCGCCCGTCTCGCCGGCGCCGCGCGCTCGACCGACGGCCTGTACGTCCAGCGCGAGCTCAAGCGCCGCTCCCTGCAGGACTGGGTCCCGCGGCTCGCCTCCATGACCATCGCCGAACGCGCGGAACTCCCCGGGGTGTCCGAGGGCCGCGCGGGCCAGCTCCTCGCCGGCGCCATCGTCGCCGAGGGCGCGATGGACCTCTTCGGGGTGGAGACCGTGGAGATCTGCCCCTGGGCGCTCCGCGAGGGCGTGATCCTCCGCAGCCTCGACCAGATGGCCTCGCCGTAA
- a CDS encoding sugar phosphate isomerase/epimerase family protein yields the protein MAEPVVRIPDAKVALSTASVYPESTATAFEIAARLGYDGVEVMVWTDPVSQDIEALRRLSDYHHVPILAVHAPCLLITQRVWSTDPWTKLQRAQAAAEKLGASTVVVHPPFRWQRQYSRDFVSGIWRMANETDVRFAVENMYPWRYRDREMLAYAPDWDVTKDDYRHFTIDLSHTATARTDALQMVDRMSDRLGHVHLADGNGSNKDEHLVPGRGTQPCAELLERLALSGFDGHVVIEVNTRRAMSGAEREADLAEALAFTRLHLASAAARVPRT from the coding sequence GTGGCAGAACCAGTCGTGCGCATCCCGGATGCGAAGGTCGCGCTCTCCACGGCCTCCGTGTACCCGGAGTCGACGGCGACGGCCTTCGAGATCGCCGCGCGCCTCGGCTACGACGGTGTCGAGGTCATGGTGTGGACCGATCCGGTCAGCCAGGACATCGAGGCCCTGCGCCGCCTGAGCGACTACCACCACGTCCCGATCCTCGCCGTGCACGCTCCCTGCCTGCTCATCACCCAGCGCGTCTGGTCCACCGACCCGTGGACCAAGCTCCAGCGCGCCCAGGCGGCCGCCGAGAAGCTCGGGGCGAGCACGGTCGTCGTCCACCCTCCCTTCCGCTGGCAGCGCCAGTACTCCCGCGACTTCGTCAGCGGCATCTGGCGCATGGCGAACGAGACGGACGTACGGTTCGCCGTCGAAAACATGTATCCCTGGCGCTACCGCGACCGCGAGATGCTCGCGTACGCCCCCGACTGGGACGTGACGAAGGACGACTACCGGCACTTCACGATCGACCTGAGCCACACCGCGACCGCCCGCACCGACGCGCTCCAGATGGTCGACCGCATGAGCGACCGCCTCGGCCACGTCCACCTCGCCGACGGCAACGGCTCCAACAAGGACGAGCACCTGGTCCCCGGCCGCGGTACCCAGCCCTGCGCCGAGCTGCTCGAACGGCTCGCCCTGTCCGGGTTCGACGGCCACGTCGTCATCGAGGTCAACACCCGCCGGGCCATGTCGGGCGCCGAGCGCGAGGCCGACCTGGCGGAGGCCCTCGCCTTCACCCGGCTCCACCTGGCCTCGGCGGCCGCCCGGGTTCCGCGTACATGA
- a CDS encoding TetR/AcrR family transcriptional regulator has protein sequence MTAAAPRRRGRPSRTDSTDAPAARDRILAAAREEFSERGFEKTSVRGIAKAAGVDSALVHHYFGTKEQVFESSIEVAFGPLLKAPGVIDEGPLDGVGEQLARFFFGVWENPATRGALLAIIRSAVNNEVAATVFRRLVSAQLLRRVAGRLDVPDAELRAELAAAQLVGIAMLRYVIKVEPLASADPEQIIARVAPVIQGHLTNP, from the coding sequence ATGACCGCCGCCGCCCCGCGCCGCCGGGGACGCCCCTCCCGTACGGACTCCACCGACGCCCCCGCGGCCCGTGACCGCATCCTGGCGGCGGCCCGCGAGGAGTTCTCGGAGCGGGGCTTCGAGAAGACGTCCGTGCGCGGCATCGCCAAGGCGGCGGGCGTGGACTCGGCGCTCGTGCACCACTACTTCGGTACCAAGGAGCAGGTCTTCGAGTCGTCGATCGAGGTCGCGTTCGGCCCTCTCCTGAAGGCTCCCGGCGTGATCGACGAGGGCCCTCTCGACGGCGTCGGCGAGCAGCTGGCCCGCTTCTTCTTCGGGGTCTGGGAGAACCCGGCGACCCGCGGTGCGCTGCTCGCGATCATCCGCTCCGCCGTGAACAACGAGGTCGCGGCCACGGTCTTCCGCCGCCTCGTCTCGGCCCAGCTGCTGCGCCGCGTCGCGGGCCGGCTCGATGTGCCGGACGCCGAACTGCGCGCGGAACTGGCCGCCGCCCAGCTGGTCGGCATCGCGATGCTGCGTTACGTGATCAAGGTCGAGCCCCTCGCCTCGGCGGACCCGGAACAGATCATCGCGAGGGTGGCCCCCGTGATCCAGGGCCACCTGACGAACCCCTGA